In Cicer arietinum cultivar CDC Frontier isolate Library 1 chromosome 7, Cicar.CDCFrontier_v2.0, whole genome shotgun sequence, a single window of DNA contains:
- the LOC101514308 gene encoding probable serine protease EDA2 isoform X2 yields MKAASSLLFLFLCFSYVFAFIPPRNLLLSNLSQGKFLTNQEFWFNQTLDHFSPYDHREFRQRYYEFLDYFRIPNGPIFLVIGGEGPCNGIVNDYIAVLAKKFGAAVVSLEHRYYGLSTPFDSLATENLKYLSSKQALFDLAAFRQYYQDSLNAKLNRTEVENPWFFFGGSYAGALSAWFRLKFPHLTCGSLASSAVVLAVQDFTEFDQQIGESAGAECKAALQETTQIIETKLATDGKALRAFFNADDLEIDGDFLYFLADAAVIAFQYGNPDKLCKPLVEAKKAGDDLVDAYAKYVKQYYVESFGVNVQTYDQKYLKKTAINEDSSSRLWWFQVCTEVAYFQVAPSNDSIRSSKVDTKYHLDLCENVFGDGVFPDVDATNLYYGGTKIAGSKIIFSNGSQDPWRHASKQSPSPDRTHQH; encoded by the exons ATGAAAGCAGCTTCATCTTTGTTGTTCCTATTTCTGTGTTTCTCGTACGTATTTGCTTTCATTCCACCTCGTAATCTTCTTCTCAGTAACTTGTCTCAAGGCAAATTCCTCACCAATCAAGAGTTCTGGTTCAATCAAACTCTCGATCACTTCTCTCCCTAT GATCACCGTGAATTCAGGCAACGTTACTATGAATTCCTAGACTATTTCCGGATTCCTAATGGACCAATTTTTCTGGTGATAGGTGGTGAAGGACCGTGCAATGGGATTGTAAATGACTATATTGCT gtACTGGCAAAGAAGTTTGGTGCGGCTGTAGTTTCTCTTGAACATCGCTATTATGGGCTGAGTACCCCATTTGATTCTTTGGCAAcggaaaatttgaaatatctttCATCCAAGCAGGCACTCTTTGATTTGGCTGCTTTTCGCCAGTATTATCAG GATTCTTTAAATGCAAAGCTGAATAGAACAGAAGTTGAAAATCCATGGTTCTTTTTCGGTGGCTCATATGCTGGAGCACTCAGTGCATGGTTCCGTCTTAAGTTTCCCCATTTAACATGCGGAAGTCTTGCAAGTTCTGCAGTTGTTCTTGCTGTTCAAGACTTCACAGAATTTGATCAACAG ATCGGTGAGTCGGCCGGTGCTGAGTGCAAAGCGGCATTACAAGAAACTACTCAAATCATTGAAACAAAACTCGCAACTGATGGAAAGGCGCTGAGGGCATTTTTTAATGCAGATGAT CTTGAAATTGATGGAGACTTCTTGTATTTTCTGGCTGATGCTGCTGTTATAGCG TTTCAATATGGAAATCCAGATAAATTATGCAAGCCTCTGGTCGAAGCAAAGAAGGCCGGGGACGACTTGGTG GATGCTTATGCCAAATATGTCAAACAGTACTACGTCGAAAGCTTTGGCGTCAATGTACAAACTTATGAccagaaatatttgaaaaaaactgCAATCAATGAAGACTCTTCATCTCGATTATGGTGGTTTCAAGTTTGCACTGAAGTGGCTTATTTTCAGGTGGCTCCCTCAAATGACAGCATACGTTCCTCAAAAGTTGACACAAA ATACCATTTGGACCTTTGCGAAAATGTCTTTGGAGATGGCGTCTTTCCTGATGTCGATGCCACTAATTTATACTATGGAGGCACAAAAATTGCTG